In Terriglobus sp. TAA 43, a single window of DNA contains:
- a CDS encoding winged helix-turn-helix domain-containing protein — MKQILHFGEYTFEANQMVVMRGIEIIDMPQRQREALSLLLKAEGKTVSRDEFLDTVWKGVVVEEHNLTQTIFMLRKALGKLPNGREYIETVPKKGYRISLGALNQGNSSSSPSWTNSDSDVLDKLRVDFATNRFSQSSHQVVTVKSSLLIGLIALFVFAVVPILGNVYNPKEDLRAVTKLTRDGFGKVNRAPLILNKGMLVFTELRGKKPYLASVSVDGGTIAAAPLNAPNEYISGVRSERGEALISGGDQDGPITAVTLQGRPSRPMAEIFGRSASWSPDGTQIVYVSQQQIMLANSDGQNASVLATPSGTPFWPTWSPNGKSIRFSVHEANDQKSLYEVSLADRSVTPVLKGDPHEHHACCGSWSTDGKYFVYVVDGESSSSIWARREKFLRWKSKGDPWEIAAGPVDFWRSPMLSPDLRHLYAMGVQSRLYFTMLSRNCEPLLRDLSVSSLSVSHDGEWIAYTLHPEGSLWKSRLDGSQRVQLSAPGEFVKFPQWSADDRTLIYIRERNGENTIGRVNAAGGGTRTTVAAIHDVRKIAYAPVGETVAFESQSGGNRLENAIFLLTLGDQKVEPLPGGSGLSSPKWSSDGHYLSAVTNDQSKLKLFDVTSRTWHDVSSSTVIGAQAWDRKKNILYFVEAHDGSYVLMKYLVDGGKTMEIQKMPERYDEDYSSSVLEVTPSGELLFGYSVGENEVYDISVDLS; from the coding sequence ATGAAGCAGATACTGCATTTTGGTGAATACACGTTTGAGGCCAACCAAATGGTTGTCATGCGTGGGATTGAGATAATTGATATGCCGCAACGCCAAAGAGAGGCGTTGTCACTGCTCTTAAAAGCCGAAGGAAAGACAGTAAGCCGGGACGAATTTCTCGATACTGTCTGGAAGGGCGTGGTCGTCGAAGAGCACAACCTTACACAAACAATATTCATGTTGAGAAAGGCCCTGGGTAAGCTACCGAACGGCCGGGAGTACATAGAAACAGTACCCAAGAAGGGGTACCGTATATCCCTAGGGGCCCTAAACCAGGGTAACTCGTCATCATCACCATCTTGGACAAACTCAGACTCTGATGTTCTTGATAAGTTGCGAGTGGATTTCGCCACTAACAGGTTCAGTCAAAGTTCGCACCAGGTTGTGACTGTAAAGTCTTCCTTGTTGATCGGATTGATTGCATTGTTTGTTTTTGCCGTGGTTCCGATTCTTGGAAATGTTTACAACCCGAAGGAAGACCTTCGCGCAGTGACGAAACTCACTCGGGATGGATTTGGCAAAGTCAATAGAGCCCCTTTGATTCTCAATAAAGGGATGCTCGTCTTTACTGAACTCCGCGGAAAGAAGCCCTATCTGGCTTCGGTCTCCGTTGACGGGGGCACTATCGCTGCAGCTCCGTTGAATGCTCCAAATGAATACATCTCGGGGGTTCGTTCGGAGCGGGGCGAAGCGCTAATTTCCGGCGGCGATCAGGATGGTCCCATCACCGCGGTAACGCTCCAGGGACGACCCTCGCGACCGATGGCCGAAATATTCGGCCGATCGGCCTCCTGGTCCCCGGACGGCACACAGATCGTCTACGTTTCTCAACAGCAAATCATGTTGGCAAATAGTGATGGTCAGAACGCGTCGGTGCTTGCGACTCCCTCAGGCACGCCCTTTTGGCCAACCTGGTCTCCAAATGGCAAATCAATCCGCTTCTCAGTTCACGAGGCGAATGACCAAAAGAGCTTGTATGAGGTCAGCCTTGCAGATCGTAGTGTTACCCCGGTCCTAAAAGGAGACCCTCACGAGCATCATGCCTGCTGTGGTTCGTGGAGTACCGACGGAAAGTATTTTGTATATGTCGTGGATGGTGAGAGTTCCTCGTCGATTTGGGCTAGACGGGAAAAGTTCCTACGTTGGAAAAGCAAGGGCGATCCTTGGGAAATCGCCGCAGGGCCGGTTGATTTCTGGCGATCACCCATGCTCAGTCCGGATCTCCGCCATCTCTATGCAATGGGCGTACAGAGCCGGCTCTATTTCACGATGTTGAGTCGTAACTGCGAGCCGCTACTCCGGGATCTCTCGGTTTCGTCGTTGAGTGTGTCGCATGACGGTGAGTGGATTGCCTACACGCTGCATCCTGAAGGCAGTCTCTGGAAGAGTCGGCTTGATGGTAGCCAACGTGTACAACTTTCTGCCCCAGGGGAATTCGTCAAATTTCCCCAATGGTCCGCGGACGATCGTACTCTGATCTACATCAGAGAGCGAAATGGCGAGAACACGATTGGCCGCGTGAATGCAGCTGGTGGAGGAACGCGGACCACCGTTGCGGCAATACACGATGTGCGAAAGATAGCCTACGCACCAGTGGGCGAAACAGTCGCATTTGAGTCTCAGTCAGGTGGCAATCGCTTGGAGAATGCAATCTTCCTTTTGACACTAGGGGATCAGAAAGTAGAACCACTTCCTGGCGGATCGGGGCTCTCATCACCAAAATGGTCGTCTGATGGACATTACTTATCGGCAGTAACAAACGACCAATCGAAACTGAAGTTATTTGATGTAACTTCCCGGACCTGGCACGATGTTTCTTCGTCCACCGTGATCGGCGCGCAAGCGTGGGATCGGAAGAAGAACATTCTCTATTTTGTCGAGGCCCATGACGGGAGCTACGTACTTATGAAGTATCTCGTTGATGGTGGGAAAACCATGGAGATACAGAAGATGCCCGAACGCTACGACGAAGACTATTCCTCAAGCGTGCTCGAAGTAACGCCTTCCGGAGAGCTTCTGTTCGGCTATTCAGTGGGTGAAAATGAGGTATATGACATATCGGTCGATCTTTCTTGA
- a CDS encoding sigma-54-dependent Fis family transcriptional regulator yields the protein MLRTRTVALISPSTPFLQAAVTALTFEGHDVVAFEALTEALGAMQNRSFDAVVIDVSARPPRDQRSLANIVRLAGKDRIWIALPLGVSPWASDAEQLGIRHTLGVPLRSAELEEVLTYLQELPSSPASYEAEPAQSRPVHIEDLPNNRYFLAASPSMMRIYENIRLLAQVDAPVLILGESGVGKDVIANLLHKHSRRAAHPFCSVNCAALPPDLLESELFGYEAGAFTGAVKAKPGRFEQADKGTLLLDEIGEMSAPMQAKLLHVLQDGRYSRLGARTVSTADVRVIAATNVNIDSAIADKLFREDLYYRISTFTIQVPPLRERREEIPYLIEEMVKRQAMAFHQDPVYISPRMMSILQEYEWPGNLRELGNAVIRMQVLKGQESSISDIETKVLGKVAKVQSCSKDAPEPEVSVNEMRSIVRNFKDQTESRLIQQALEEARWNRRQAALALRISYRTLLYKIEHYRLKETRVPMHFDVQNSGTSLPA from the coding sequence ATGCTCCGTACTCGAACGGTCGCTCTTATCAGCCCCTCTACTCCCTTCCTGCAAGCCGCAGTAACTGCCTTGACCTTTGAAGGTCATGACGTTGTCGCTTTTGAGGCGCTCACAGAAGCGCTCGGCGCAATGCAAAATAGATCATTCGATGCAGTTGTCATCGATGTATCTGCGCGGCCACCACGTGATCAACGCTCTTTAGCCAATATCGTCAGACTTGCGGGGAAGGATAGGATCTGGATCGCTCTACCACTAGGCGTAAGCCCCTGGGCATCAGATGCGGAACAACTCGGCATTCGACATACACTTGGCGTTCCCCTTCGTTCGGCTGAACTTGAAGAGGTATTGACTTATCTTCAGGAGCTTCCATCTTCCCCAGCTTCTTACGAAGCTGAACCCGCACAGTCGCGTCCTGTGCACATCGAGGATCTTCCCAATAACCGCTATTTTCTGGCGGCCAGCCCTTCGATGATGCGGATTTACGAAAACATTCGTTTACTCGCGCAAGTAGATGCGCCAGTACTCATTCTGGGTGAAAGCGGCGTGGGTAAGGATGTTATCGCTAACCTTCTTCACAAGCATTCCCGCCGTGCTGCGCACCCATTCTGCTCCGTAAATTGTGCAGCTCTTCCTCCCGACCTACTTGAGAGCGAACTCTTCGGCTATGAAGCGGGAGCCTTTACTGGAGCCGTCAAGGCAAAGCCTGGCCGGTTCGAACAGGCGGACAAAGGAACACTGCTACTGGACGAGATCGGCGAAATGAGCGCCCCGATGCAGGCGAAACTCTTGCATGTATTGCAAGATGGTCGCTATTCCCGCCTGGGCGCACGCACTGTATCAACCGCTGATGTCCGTGTAATCGCGGCCACCAATGTAAATATTGATAGTGCAATTGCAGACAAGTTATTCCGCGAAGATCTTTATTACCGCATCAGCACATTCACAATTCAAGTGCCGCCGCTCCGCGAGCGCCGCGAAGAAATACCATATTTAATTGAGGAAATGGTGAAACGGCAGGCAATGGCGTTCCATCAGGACCCGGTTTATATTTCTCCCCGCATGATGTCGATATTGCAGGAATATGAATGGCCTGGTAACTTGCGCGAACTTGGCAATGCCGTTATTCGTATGCAAGTACTTAAAGGACAGGAGTCCTCAATCTCCGACATCGAGACCAAGGTCCTGGGTAAGGTTGCAAAGGTCCAGTCTTGCAGCAAGGATGCGCCCGAGCCGGAAGTAAGTGTGAACGAAATGCGGTCGATCGTCAGAAATTTCAAAGATCAAACGGAAAGCCGCCTGATTCAGCAGGCGCTGGAAGAGGCTCGATGGAATCGCAGACAGGCGGCCCTGGCTCTACGGATCAGCTATCGCACTTTGTTATATAAGATTGAGCATTACCGGTTGAAAGAAACCCGCGTACCAATGCATTTCGATGTGCAGAACAGCGGTACTTCTCTTCCCGCCTAA
- a CDS encoding NAD(P)-dependent oxidoreductase has translation MKRVLITGAAGFLGSHVTDRMLAKGYEVIAVDDLSHGHMRNLEAASSHPSFEFRAVDVCDLAALRDAAGKVDSVIHLAAYKIPRYENPKKTLLVNSIGTQNALQVAIESGARFTITSTSDVYGKSPDVPFAEDGVCVLGPATVARWAYAASKMFDEHLVLAMAEEAGIYATVLRIFGSYGPRQNLTWWGGPQSVFINAILNDEVIPIHGDGQQTRSFTFVEDTSRGIVAAAEATTANLEIVNIGNNREITILDLAREIHRLCGKPGEPKIDMIPYDAIAGRKYEDVLRRVPDIRKAERLLGFRASVQLEEGLIRTIEWQKEQIKKEREKALVNA, from the coding sequence ATGAAGAGAGTACTTATTACGGGAGCCGCAGGATTTCTGGGATCTCATGTGACGGATCGGATGCTCGCAAAGGGCTACGAAGTAATTGCGGTAGATGATCTGTCACACGGTCATATGCGCAATCTCGAAGCTGCCTCGTCGCATCCGTCTTTTGAGTTTCGCGCAGTTGACGTATGTGATCTCGCAGCTCTGCGAGACGCAGCCGGCAAGGTCGACAGTGTTATTCATCTGGCGGCCTATAAGATTCCGCGATATGAAAACCCAAAGAAGACGCTACTCGTCAACTCGATTGGCACGCAGAACGCGTTGCAGGTAGCAATCGAGAGTGGGGCGCGCTTCACTATTACCTCCACTTCTGACGTCTACGGTAAGAGCCCGGATGTGCCATTCGCGGAGGATGGAGTCTGCGTTCTGGGACCAGCCACGGTAGCTCGCTGGGCATATGCAGCGTCGAAGATGTTCGATGAGCACCTGGTTCTTGCGATGGCGGAAGAGGCTGGCATTTATGCCACAGTTCTTCGTATCTTTGGTTCGTATGGCCCACGTCAAAATCTGACATGGTGGGGCGGCCCGCAGTCGGTATTCATCAATGCAATTCTGAATGATGAAGTTATCCCGATTCATGGTGACGGCCAGCAGACGCGTTCCTTCACATTCGTGGAAGACACGTCACGTGGCATCGTTGCGGCGGCTGAAGCGACCACTGCAAATCTGGAGATTGTTAACATTGGTAATAACCGAGAGATAACGATCCTTGATTTGGCCCGTGAAATCCACCGGTTGTGCGGCAAGCCAGGCGAGCCCAAGATCGACATGATTCCGTACGACGCTATTGCTGGACGTAAGTATGAGGATGTCTTGCGGCGCGTTCCAGATATTCGGAAAGCAGAACGGCTCTTAGGATTCCGCGCTTCTGTGCAGTTGGAAGAGGGGCTCATCCGTACGATCGAATGGCAAAAGGAACAAATAAAGAAGGAACGAGAAAAAGCATTGGTCAATGCATAG
- the wecB gene encoding non-hydrolyzing UDP-N-acetylglucosamine 2-epimerase — MKLLSVGGTRPQFVKMAIMSKAIEEFNQFASTPIQHRLLHTGQHRDPGMSDIFFSELGMPKPQVLRSTPAHTPGLQTAIMLAGIEAEMISWKPDAVIAYGDTNSTIASALAAAKLHIPLIHLEAGLRSFNRVMQEEINRIVTDQVSDLLLCPTHAAVEQLRQEGLGDRAVFVGDIMLDAVEQFGSQHREAATLRDLPVKAGGYALVTLHRAEMTDDAAKLSSILNALRQIDIPIVFPMHPRLRNRLSQTENAVFLGSHVHVVEPVGYLEMLALQRNARFVMTDSGGLQKEAYFTGVPCLTLREETEWRETLHGGWNMLVGSASEPIIQAANALVHGGPSAEPRNLDLFGGGLARKRSVDQIVEMVRAA, encoded by the coding sequence ATGAAGCTGCTTTCTGTTGGTGGAACGAGACCCCAATTCGTCAAGATGGCGATCATGTCGAAGGCGATTGAGGAGTTCAATCAATTTGCGTCCACTCCGATCCAGCATCGCCTGCTTCACACTGGACAACACCGTGATCCCGGTATGTCTGATATTTTCTTCAGCGAACTTGGTATGCCAAAACCGCAGGTGCTGAGGAGTACTCCGGCACATACACCCGGACTACAGACCGCAATCATGCTCGCTGGTATCGAAGCGGAGATGATCAGCTGGAAGCCGGACGCTGTGATCGCGTATGGAGATACGAACTCAACCATTGCCTCGGCCCTGGCAGCAGCGAAGTTGCATATTCCGCTCATCCATCTCGAGGCTGGTTTGCGCAGCTTTAATCGCGTCATGCAAGAAGAGATCAATCGCATCGTCACGGATCAGGTATCAGATCTTCTCCTTTGTCCCACGCATGCCGCGGTGGAACAGCTTCGACAGGAGGGGCTTGGTGATCGTGCCGTGTTTGTGGGCGACATCATGCTGGATGCTGTTGAACAATTTGGCAGCCAGCACCGTGAAGCCGCAACGTTACGCGATCTTCCGGTAAAAGCTGGCGGGTATGCGCTGGTCACACTGCACCGAGCAGAAATGACCGATGATGCCGCGAAACTGTCTTCGATTCTGAACGCGCTTCGTCAGATCGATATTCCGATTGTTTTTCCGATGCATCCACGTTTGCGGAACCGACTGTCGCAGACCGAGAACGCCGTCTTCCTGGGAAGCCATGTTCATGTTGTGGAACCTGTGGGGTATCTCGAGATGCTTGCGCTACAACGGAATGCCCGCTTTGTCATGACCGACTCGGGGGGCCTTCAGAAAGAAGCATATTTCACTGGAGTTCCGTGTCTTACGCTTCGTGAAGAGACGGAGTGGCGCGAAACCTTGCATGGTGGATGGAACATGCTCGTGGGCAGTGCCAGCGAACCAATTATTCAGGCAGCAAATGCATTAGTGCATGGCGGTCCATCGGCCGAGCCGCGCAACCTCGATCTATTCGGGGGAGGACTAGCCCGCAAACGTAGTGTCGATCAAATCGTAGAAATGGTGAGGGCAGCATGA
- a CDS encoding N-acetyltransferase, protein MKAEFVVSENTLLEEQDRNRQYPDVSFGKHVVVGQNVSIGEGTVIGNHVVLHSHISIGRDVRIDDGVVIGKKPMKSKASATTNIRELMPTFIGNGCLVGSNAVIYTGSIVHDGVLIADFASVREDTTIGELTIIGRGVAVENEVTIGRCCKIETGAYITAKSTIGDLCFVAPEVTFTNDNFVGRTQERFKHFGGVTMHRGARVAANSTILPGITIGEDALVAAGSVVTRDVPSGVVVMGSPARAIRPVPDEQKLQPPADKKTGAN, encoded by the coding sequence ATGAAAGCAGAGTTTGTTGTTTCTGAAAACACTCTTCTGGAAGAACAAGACAGAAATCGCCAATATCCCGACGTCAGCTTTGGCAAGCACGTTGTTGTCGGTCAAAACGTCAGTATTGGTGAGGGGACTGTCATTGGAAATCATGTTGTCCTACATAGCCACATCAGCATCGGAAGAGATGTCCGCATCGATGACGGTGTCGTGATCGGAAAGAAGCCGATGAAATCGAAGGCGAGCGCGACGACGAATATTCGCGAACTGATGCCCACCTTCATCGGAAACGGATGCTTGGTTGGAAGTAACGCTGTTATCTATACCGGATCCATCGTTCATGACGGCGTGTTGATCGCAGATTTCGCAAGTGTTCGGGAAGACACCACTATCGGTGAGCTCACGATCATTGGTCGCGGCGTGGCGGTGGAGAATGAAGTAACGATTGGCCGGTGCTGCAAGATCGAAACCGGAGCGTATATCACCGCGAAATCGACAATCGGTGATTTGTGCTTCGTTGCGCCGGAGGTCACGTTCACAAATGACAATTTCGTTGGACGAACCCAGGAGCGTTTCAAACACTTCGGTGGAGTAACGATGCATCGCGGTGCTCGCGTCGCGGCGAATTCCACAATATTGCCAGGCATCACCATCGGTGAAGATGCGCTTGTTGCGGCTGGCTCTGTTGTGACGCGCGATGTTCCTTCAGGCGTGGTGGTGATGGGATCTCCTGCACGTGCCATTCGGCCAGTACCCGATGAGCAGAAGCTTCAGCCACCTGCCGATAAGAAGACAGGAGCCAACTAA
- a CDS encoding glycosyltransferase, with translation MARAHTQSLPRVAIVVPVCNEQESLQVLRIRLAELQRGLQDRFIVFYLFVDDGSTDRTVELIPRAVPDGASFQIVSHGTNRGLGEAFRTAFQTVGTAEIVCTIDADCSYRADNLIPMIQWIIEGKADVVVASPYHPQGGVDGVPAWRLGLSRWCSQLYRVVSPVKLYTYTSMFRAYRGSFVREAQFQSTGFVSTVEILMSASYMGYHIEEFPVVLHRRVAGTSKMRILRTVGQHLRLAAGCIFSRDRGYPFFCSESHDAEVSADSETRHFMKVAGNSR, from the coding sequence ATGGCCCGCGCGCACACACAATCCCTTCCAAGGGTTGCGATAGTCGTCCCTGTCTGTAACGAACAGGAGAGTCTGCAGGTTCTAAGGATTCGTTTGGCGGAACTGCAGCGCGGTCTCCAGGATCGCTTTATCGTCTTCTACCTTTTTGTGGACGATGGCAGTACTGACCGCACCGTGGAGCTTATTCCACGGGCGGTCCCTGACGGCGCGTCTTTTCAGATCGTGTCGCATGGAACGAATCGCGGCCTGGGGGAAGCGTTTCGTACTGCATTTCAAACCGTGGGAACCGCAGAGATTGTTTGCACCATCGATGCAGACTGCAGCTATCGTGCAGACAATCTCATTCCCATGATTCAGTGGATTATCGAAGGCAAGGCTGATGTCGTTGTGGCTTCTCCCTACCACCCGCAAGGTGGAGTGGACGGAGTACCGGCGTGGCGGCTTGGTCTGAGCCGCTGGTGCTCGCAGCTTTATCGCGTGGTCTCGCCAGTCAAGCTCTACACCTACACCAGCATGTTCCGTGCATATCGCGGTTCGTTTGTACGAGAGGCTCAATTCCAAAGCACAGGATTTGTCTCGACGGTGGAGATTCTCATGAGCGCGTCTTACATGGGCTATCACATTGAAGAGTTTCCAGTCGTACTGCATCGCCGTGTAGCTGGCACAAGCAAGATGCGTATTCTCCGCACCGTTGGTCAACACCTTCGTCTTGCGGCCGGTTGCATCTTTTCGAGGGATCGTGGCTACCCCTTTTTTTGTTCGGAAAGCCACGACGCGGAAGTCTCAGCGGACAGCGAGACAAGACATTTTATGAAAGTCGCAGGAAATAGCCGCTAA
- a CDS encoding nucleotide sugar dehydrogenase — protein sequence MNSATLASRAHQVERQLDKLQAKTAKVGVIGLGYVGLPLSLLFSEAGVAIQGFDIDTAKVSQLEEGKSYIFRIPPTEIEMARSQGFRATTDFSKISDQDAIIVCVPTPLTEHRDPDLSFIERTAESIAPWLRRGQLVVLESTTYPGTTEEVLIPILNAGSPEGLCAYEEGMDPDGDVFFVAFSPEREDPGNNTVARRDIPKVIGGHGAHSGRLASALYNNIFAKTVSVSSTQAAEMTKLLENIYRCVNIALVNELKILSQKMGIDIWEVIDAAKTKPFGFQAFYPGPGLGGHCIPIDPFYLSWKAREWNFHTRFIELAGEINEGMPRYVVQAVANALNSHRKSINGSRILVLGMAYKKDIDDLRESPSLEIIEMLQDEKALVEYNDPYFATVGRGRHYDLGMTCTPLDRIAEFDCVVIATDHSDYDYASIVKNAQLVVDSRNATRGIESTKIVHC from the coding sequence ATGAACAGCGCAACTCTCGCATCACGTGCCCATCAAGTGGAGCGTCAACTCGATAAGCTCCAAGCGAAGACTGCAAAGGTTGGCGTCATCGGCCTTGGATATGTCGGTCTGCCTCTCTCACTCTTGTTCTCGGAAGCGGGTGTCGCTATCCAGGGATTTGACATCGATACGGCTAAAGTCAGCCAACTTGAGGAAGGGAAGAGCTACATCTTCCGTATTCCTCCGACTGAAATCGAGATGGCTCGTTCGCAGGGATTCCGTGCGACGACCGACTTCTCGAAGATCTCCGATCAGGACGCAATCATTGTTTGCGTACCGACTCCACTCACAGAGCATCGCGATCCCGATCTCTCCTTCATCGAACGCACCGCGGAGTCCATTGCTCCCTGGCTGCGCCGTGGACAGCTCGTTGTGCTTGAGAGCACAACCTATCCCGGAACGACGGAAGAAGTGCTCATCCCGATTCTGAATGCCGGCAGCCCCGAAGGACTGTGCGCGTATGAAGAGGGAATGGATCCGGATGGCGATGTTTTCTTCGTAGCCTTCTCGCCGGAGCGTGAGGACCCAGGTAACAACACGGTCGCACGTCGAGATATTCCCAAGGTCATCGGTGGGCATGGCGCACATTCTGGACGCCTGGCATCCGCACTCTACAACAACATCTTCGCCAAGACTGTGTCGGTTTCCTCCACACAGGCCGCCGAAATGACGAAGCTTCTTGAGAACATCTATCGCTGCGTGAACATCGCGCTTGTGAACGAACTCAAGATTCTTTCGCAGAAGATGGGAATCGATATCTGGGAAGTCATTGATGCCGCGAAGACCAAGCCGTTCGGCTTCCAGGCCTTCTACCCGGGCCCCGGCCTCGGCGGTCACTGCATTCCGATCGATCCGTTCTATCTGAGCTGGAAGGCGCGCGAGTGGAATTTCCACACCCGCTTCATCGAGCTCGCAGGTGAGATCAACGAAGGCATGCCGCGCTACGTGGTACAGGCTGTGGCCAATGCTCTCAACTCGCATCGCAAGTCGATCAATGGCTCCCGCATCCTGGTGCTCGGTATGGCATACAAGAAGGACATTGACGATCTTCGCGAATCTCCTTCACTCGAGATCATCGAGATGCTGCAGGACGAGAAGGCACTCGTGGAATACAACGATCCTTACTTCGCGACAGTCGGCCGCGGTCGTCACTACGACCTGGGCATGACCTGCACGCCGTTGGATCGTATCGCAGAGTTCGACTGTGTCGTCATCGCCACGGATCACTCGGATTACGATTACGCCTCGATCGTCAAGAACGCACAGCTTGTAGTGGACAGCCGCAATGCAACCCGCGGAATTGAGTCCACGAAGATTGTGCACTGCTAG
- a CDS encoding Gfo/Idh/MocA family protein, which translates to MDTRLKLGVVGLGAWGCNVARCLYELPDCDLVVCSDLSENRRTMAERNWGVQTVASLDEMIAQFPEITAVAIAAPAVLHYPLAKKALLADKDVFVEKPFTLNVADAEELMALAEERGKVLMVGHLLEYHPAVNKIRDIVQAGELGDVYYIYTQRVNLGRIRGDENAMWSFAPHDISQILYILGEEPVDVSARGQSYIQDGIEDVVFLSLFFKNRRMAHIHISWLDPHKMRSTTVVGSKKMLVFDDAATTEKLRIYDSGAQQQATSSYGEAIQVRFGDIQIPHLATTEPLKLEFQHFIQCVNKRLTPRSDAKDGLRVVRILEAAQKSLELDGLPISLKSGLARKRMPKLNPMDRQWTPQMPVAGRAPVVAVS; encoded by the coding sequence ATGGATACACGCTTGAAGTTGGGTGTGGTGGGTCTTGGAGCCTGGGGTTGCAACGTCGCACGTTGCCTATATGAGTTGCCTGATTGCGATCTGGTGGTTTGCAGCGACCTGAGCGAGAACCGCCGCACGATGGCGGAGCGCAACTGGGGTGTGCAAACAGTTGCATCTCTTGACGAAATGATCGCGCAATTCCCGGAAATTACAGCAGTTGCCATCGCGGCGCCGGCAGTCTTGCATTATCCGTTGGCGAAGAAGGCTCTGCTCGCAGATAAGGATGTTTTCGTCGAAAAGCCATTCACGCTGAACGTCGCTGACGCGGAAGAGTTGATGGCACTGGCGGAAGAGCGCGGCAAGGTGCTGATGGTGGGTCACCTTCTCGAATATCACCCTGCCGTGAATAAGATTCGCGACATTGTGCAGGCAGGCGAGCTCGGGGATGTCTATTACATCTACACGCAGCGCGTAAACCTTGGCCGCATCCGTGGAGATGAGAACGCGATGTGGAGCTTTGCTCCGCATGACATCTCCCAGATCCTTTACATCCTGGGCGAAGAGCCGGTGGACGTCAGCGCCCGCGGTCAGTCCTACATCCAGGACGGAATTGAAGACGTGGTGTTCCTGAGCCTCTTCTTCAAGAATCGCCGGATGGCACACATCCACATTTCCTGGCTCGACCCGCACAAGATGCGCAGCACCACCGTGGTCGGCAGCAAGAAGATGCTTGTGTTCGACGACGCCGCCACAACGGAAAAGCTGCGTATTTATGACAGCGGAGCCCAGCAGCAAGCAACCTCGTCCTACGGCGAAGCAATCCAGGTGCGATTTGGAGATATCCAGATTCCGCATCTCGCGACCACTGAGCCGTTGAAGCTGGAATTCCAGCACTTCATTCAATGCGTGAACAAGCGTCTGACACCTCGCAGCGATGCGAAGGATGGTCTCCGCGTGGTGCGCATTCTGGAAGCAGCTCAGAAATCGCTGGAACTCGATGGACTGCCGATTTCGCTCAAGTCCGGCCTGGCACGTAAGCGCATGCCGAAACTCAATCCCATGGATCGCCAGTGGACGCCTCAGATGCCGGTTGCAGGGCGCGCTCCCGTGGTGGCAGTTTCCTAA
- a CDS encoding EamA family transporter: MLIQTSSLSFAWGSLAVSIAMGSFAQITLKHTTNLLSVVKQRYRAIPWLLLWGLLFAGAMVFWIFALRRLDISIAYPLMSLGYVVVTGLAAILLREHVTKWRWIAVGLITCGAAMVAGSV, from the coding sequence ATGCTGATCCAAACCTCTTCTCTTTCCTTTGCTTGGGGCTCTCTCGCAGTAAGTATCGCGATGGGGTCTTTCGCTCAGATCACGTTGAAGCACACGACAAATCTTCTCTCGGTCGTAAAACAGCGATATCGTGCAATCCCCTGGCTGCTTTTGTGGGGTCTGCTGTTCGCGGGCGCAATGGTCTTCTGGATTTTTGCGCTGCGTCGACTGGATATCTCCATCGCGTATCCGTTGATGAGTTTGGGCTATGTCGTCGTAACAGGGTTGGCAGCAATTCTTTTACGGGAACACGTTACAAAGTGGCGGTGGATTGCGGTGGGACTAATCACATGCGGGGCCGCCATGGTGGCAGGGAGCGTCTAG